One Coleofasciculus chthonoplastes PCC 7420 DNA segment encodes these proteins:
- a CDS encoding SPFH domain-containing protein, whose amino-acid sequence MGSLLSYFFALFLIGGGYYLGSIKVINQGNQAIVERFGKYKKTLQPGLRQVWLVTERIAVEETTREQVLDTEPQQAITKDNISVEVDAVVYWKINNLYKAYYDVEDVKEAIGNLVITTLRSEIGTMDLDQTYSSRSEINKNLSIHLKEAVDSWGVEVTRVEVQGIKPPQTVLDSLEKERAAESMKKAAIYEAEGEREAAIAQAEGTVKSLEMISKALLEKPNSQDVLKYLIATRYVEANEKLGESSNSKIVFMDPKALTEAMTDLMETPELPIKRDGGNGSN is encoded by the coding sequence ATGGGATCTCTTCTTTCATATTTTTTCGCACTGTTTTTAATCGGCGGCGGCTACTATCTCGGTTCAATCAAAGTCATCAATCAGGGCAATCAAGCTATTGTTGAACGATTCGGGAAATATAAGAAAACCCTACAACCCGGTCTCCGACAGGTTTGGCTGGTGACTGAGCGCATTGCTGTAGAAGAAACCACTCGTGAACAAGTCTTAGACACCGAACCCCAGCAGGCAATCACGAAAGACAATATTTCTGTGGAAGTCGATGCGGTGGTGTACTGGAAAATCAACAACCTCTATAAAGCCTACTACGATGTTGAAGATGTAAAAGAGGCAATTGGAAATTTAGTTATCACAACGTTACGGTCGGAAATTGGCACAATGGATTTAGATCAAACCTATTCATCCCGCTCCGAGATCAATAAGAATTTGTCAATTCATCTCAAAGAGGCTGTCGATAGCTGGGGGGTAGAGGTCACCCGCGTGGAAGTCCAAGGAATTAAACCACCCCAGACAGTGCTAGACTCCTTGGAGAAGGAACGGGCAGCAGAAAGCATGAAAAAAGCGGCGATTTATGAGGCAGAGGGGGAGAGAGAAGCCGCGATCGCCCAGGCAGAGGGAACGGTGAAATCCCTAGAGATGATCTCAAAAGCGCTGCTCGAAAAGCCTAACAGTCAAGATGTACTCAAGTATTTGATTGCCACTCGTTATGTAGAAGCGAACGAGAAATTGGGAGAAAGTAGCAACTCCAAAATCGTATTCATGGACCCCAAAGCCTTGACTGAAGCGATGACTGATTTAATGGAGACTCCGGAATTACCAATCAAGAGAGATGGTGGAAATGGCTCGAATTAA
- the tatA gene encoding twin-arginine translocase TatA/TatE family subunit, translating into MFGLGWPEVAIIGIVALVIFGPKKIPDMGRALGKTLKGFKEEMNTPTSEEDDAD; encoded by the coding sequence ATGTTTGGTTTAGGATGGCCCGAAGTGGCGATTATCGGAATTGTCGCTCTAGTAATTTTCGGTCCCAAGAAGATCCCAGATATGGGTCGCGCATTAGGAAAAACGCTGAAAGGTTTTAAAGAAGAGATGAATACTCCAACATCTGAAGAGGATGACGCTGACTAG
- a CDS encoding DUF2442 domain-containing protein: MFSPLRQPALFKNFKIEREGYGIVWNEEIDISEYERWKNGVMVESEDLAGVRWLEEPGNPVSDYGYPRLATDPLLDQEVDKDVNISKQS, encoded by the coding sequence ATGTTTTCTCCACTCCGGCAACCCGCTTTGTTTAAGAATTTTAAGATTGAGCGAGAGGGATATGGAATTGTCTGGAATGAGGAGATTGATATTAGCGAGTATGAGCGCTGGAAGAATGGTGTGATGGTGGAGAGCGAAGACTTAGCTGGTGTAAGGTGGCTCGAAGAACCCGGAAATCCCGTTAGCGATTATGGATATCCCCGACTTGCTACAGATCCTTTGCTAGATCAGGAAGTCGATAAGGATGTCAATATAAGTAAGCAGAGTTGA